From Ignisphaera aggregans DSM 17230, the proteins below share one genomic window:
- a CDS encoding conserved hypothetical protein (COGs: COG1665 conserved hypothetical protein~KEGG: msi:Msm_1058 hypothetical protein~SPTR: B9AF45 Putative uncharacterized protein): MRSYRDRDFIETVEGLVFCVIGNIHPQDRVVSYLKYVAGYKSDIRVKWSRNGIEYGRILPFYSAIGVSKTMDFLRENYPYYIVFDRYRSIELIEVPKDRIKIHYKPEEKAIDILRAPRDSLEELAKDLIENIASRSGVKTRDFGVTGSILLGIHNLMYSDIDLVVYGRENSYRLRETLNELFNDGKSGFSKPSGDMLVEWARDIARIHPLTIEEAMKLYRDIKWNRALYKGRQFSLHPVKIESEVSERWEDKIYKPIGLATIRARIIDATDSIFMPAIYVIDDVHIIDGVSIPNTIRFIVSYEGLYIDIAKEGEYVVAHGKVEKVIDLKMGEEYYQLTIGTYEARGKDYIKPVKWFTS; the protein is encoded by the coding sequence ATGAGAAGCTATAGAGATAGAGACTTTATAGAGACTGTGGAGGGTCTTGTATTCTGTGTTATAGGTAATATACATCCACAGGATAGAGTAGTTTCATATCTAAAGTATGTTGCAGGTTATAAAAGTGATATAAGGGTGAAGTGGTCTAGAAATGGTATTGAGTATGGAAGAATATTGCCATTCTATAGTGCTATTGGTGTTAGTAAGACTATGGATTTTCTAAGAGAGAACTATCCATACTATATAGTCTTTGATAGATATAGATCTATAGAATTGATAGAGGTTCCCAAAGATCGTATCAAGATCCATTATAAACCTGAGGAAAAAGCTATAGATATATTGAGAGCTCCCAGAGATTCCCTAGAGGAACTTGCTAAAGATCTTATAGAGAATATAGCGAGTAGAAGTGGGGTTAAGACTAGAGACTTTGGGGTGACAGGGTCAATATTATTAGGGATACACAATCTTATGTATTCAGACATAGATCTTGTGGTATACGGTAGAGAGAATTCCTATAGACTCAGAGAGACATTAAATGAGCTGTTTAACGATGGTAAAAGTGGTTTCTCTAAACCATCTGGAGATATGCTAGTAGAATGGGCTAGGGACATAGCTAGGATTCATCCACTAACTATTGAAGAGGCTATGAAGCTTTATAGAGATATTAAATGGAATAGAGCTCTATATAAAGGAAGACAATTCTCTTTACATCCAGTAAAAATAGAGAGTGAAGTTAGTGAGCGTTGGGAGGATAAGATATATAAGCCAATAGGACTTGCAACAATTAGAGCTAGAATCATAGATGCTACAGACTCTATATTCATGCCAGCAATATATGTCATTGATGATGTACATATAATTGATGGAGTTTCAATTCCTAATACAATAAGATTTATCGTTAGTTATGAGGGTCTATATATAGATATAGCTAAGGAAGGGGAATATGTAGTTGCACATGGAAAGGTTGAAAAGGTAATAGATCTGAAGATGGGAGAGGAATACTATCAGCTTACCATAGGAACCTATGAAGCTAGAGGAAAGGATTATATTAAGCCAGTAAAATGGTTTACCTCTTAG
- a CDS encoding hypothetical protein (KEGG: tsi:TSIB_1972 hypothetical protein) — MARSLRVALIIVEITSLPLLVLMLLYILSGYQMMLRSPIFFPRAEIIHTDPLLRILLILLTYLHSLAGLILLINRRIRNNTIRNILEYIVILSTSLFLAFCIALELFLKGYI, encoded by the coding sequence ATGGCTAGAAGTCTTAGAGTTGCCCTAATAATTGTTGAAATAACCTCACTACCACTACTTGTACTAATGCTTCTCTACATCTTATCTGGATACCAAATGATGCTAAGAAGCCCTATATTCTTTCCAAGGGCAGAAATTATACATACAGATCCACTACTAAGAATACTCCTAATACTATTGACATATCTCCATTCTCTAGCAGGTCTAATACTATTAATAAATAGAAGAATTAGAAATAACACCATTAGAAATATACTTGAGTACATAGTAATTCTTTCAACATCACTATTCCTAGCTTTCTGCATAGCCTTAGAACTATTTTTAAAGGGATACATATAG
- a CDS encoding cobalamin biosynthesis protein CobD (COGs: COG1270 Cobalamin biosynthesis protein CobD/CbiB~InterPro IPR004485~KEGG: pcl:Pcal_1539 cobalamin biosynthesis protein~PFAM: cobalamin biosynthesis protein CbiB~SPTR: A3MWE1 Adenosylcobinamide-phosphate synthase~TIGRFAM: cobalamin biosynthesis protein CobD~PFAM: CobD/Cbib protein~TIGRFAM: cobalamin biosynthesis protein CobD), which produces MFIPEFLYPSNPLIIAICILLAHLLDYLYPYHSGFMLTIHPVHTSYVVARILGRPYSSRARGVVIWIAIVAIHIALYTLILYIAWNINIYLWILIASYIMKTSFSLRLLLDIVKKALICVSSNDWSCARYWVQQIVRRNVYQIDNEHVISAAIESLAESLVDGYISPLFYTAILGPIGGLFQRIVNTLDSALGYKDPEYIDVGWFSAKMDTIINFIPARITALLIILSSPLVRGSIKYSLDIWRRYRRATESINAGNPISAMAGALRVRLEKIGAYTIGEPIEKLNDVAIAKALKISINVVLIWLLITIAIAVLLPSIMY; this is translated from the coding sequence ATGTTTATTCCAGAGTTCTTATATCCATCAAATCCATTGATTATAGCTATATGTATTCTTCTTGCACATCTACTAGACTATTTATATCCTTATCATAGTGGATTTATGCTAACTATACACCCTGTACACACCTCATATGTAGTAGCAAGGATTTTAGGTAGACCCTATAGCTCTAGAGCAAGAGGAGTTGTAATATGGATAGCCATAGTAGCTATACATATAGCTCTCTATACCCTTATACTCTATATAGCTTGGAATATAAACATATATCTATGGATATTAATTGCTAGCTATATTATGAAGACCTCATTCTCATTAAGACTTCTACTAGATATTGTGAAGAAAGCTCTTATCTGTGTATCTAGCAATGATTGGAGCTGTGCTAGATATTGGGTTCAGCAGATAGTTCGTAGAAATGTTTATCAGATTGACAATGAACATGTTATTTCTGCTGCCATAGAATCTCTAGCTGAGAGTCTTGTCGATGGATATATCTCTCCACTCTTCTATACAGCTATACTAGGTCCTATAGGAGGATTATTTCAGAGAATTGTAAATACATTAGATAGTGCTCTTGGATACAAAGATCCAGAGTATATAGATGTTGGATGGTTTTCAGCAAAAATGGATACAATAATAAATTTTATCCCTGCTAGAATAACAGCACTACTCATAATACTCTCTTCACCTTTGGTCAGAGGTAGCATAAAGTATTCATTGGATATCTGGAGAAGGTATAGGAGAGCTACAGAGAGTATAAATGCTGGCAATCCTATATCTGCAATGGCAGGAGCTTTGAGAGTAAGGCTTGAGAAGATAGGTGCTTATACCATTGGTGAACCTATAGAGAAGCTAAATGATGTTGCTATTGCAAAAGCATTGAAAATCTCCATAAATGTGGTATTGATATGGCTACTAATTACTATAGCTATAGCTGTACTTCTACCTAGTATAATGTATTGA
- a CDS encoding SagB-type dehydrogenase domain (COGs: COG0778 Nitroreductase~InterPro IPR000415:IPR020051~KEGG: pai:PAE2336 hypothetical protein~PFAM: nitroreductase~SPTR: Q8ZVD6 Putative uncharacterized protein~TIGRFAM: SagB-type dehydrogenase domain~PFAM: Nitroreductase family~TIGRFAM: SagB-type dehydrogenase domain): protein MRVERIAYLISFLLTFFIIVYVIITVIGIPRPLEYIQPTPPIPSKNLTIVIGNTVLLPPPRKMTNISVEEAILLRRSIREYTEDPIPIDHLSMILWAAYGITETRWGLRAAPSAGATYPLEIYVVIGRNGVSIGSEFLDAGVYKYDPHRHILTLVKSGDVREELYVAALRQEWVRNAPVNIVIFAVFERTTRVYGYRGEVRYVPMEVGHVGQNIYLIATALGYGCVVIGAFYDDEVSRVIGAQRDEVPMYIVPIGVPKHPYRVSFEDIERYIESMRG from the coding sequence ATGAGAGTGGAGAGAATAGCCTATCTAATTTCCTTCCTACTCACTTTCTTCATAATAGTATACGTGATTATAACAGTAATAGGTATACCTAGACCCTTAGAATATATACAACCAACACCGCCTATTCCCAGTAAAAATCTTACTATTGTTATTGGAAATACAGTTCTATTGCCACCTCCGAGGAAGATGACCAATATATCTGTTGAGGAAGCAATCCTTCTTCGCAGGAGTATAAGAGAGTATACTGAGGATCCTATACCTATTGATCATCTATCAATGATTCTATGGGCTGCATATGGTATAACGGAGACTAGATGGGGTCTTCGAGCTGCTCCTAGTGCTGGTGCTACATATCCCCTTGAGATATATGTTGTCATTGGTAGAAATGGTGTTTCTATAGGTAGTGAATTTCTAGATGCTGGTGTATATAAATATGATCCCCATAGACATATACTAACCCTAGTGAAGTCCGGAGATGTTAGAGAGGAGCTATATGTTGCAGCTCTTCGCCAGGAATGGGTTAGAAACGCTCCTGTAAATATCGTTATATTTGCAGTTTTTGAGAGAACGACAAGAGTATATGGATATAGGGGTGAGGTTAGATATGTACCTATGGAGGTAGGTCATGTAGGTCAAAACATATATCTTATAGCAACAGCCCTTGGATATGGATGTGTAGTTATAGGAGCCTTCTATGACGATGAGGTTTCTAGGGTTATAGGTGCTCAAAGAGATGAAGTCCCCATGTATATAGTACCCATAGGTGTACCTAAACATCCATATAGAGTAAGCTTTGAAGATATTGAGAGGTATATAGAGTCTATGAGGGGTTAG
- a CDS encoding translation factor SUA5 (COGs: COG0009 Putative translation factor (SUA5)~InterPro IPR006070:IPR005145:IPR004388~KEGG: dka:DKAM_0039 putative translation factor~PFAM: SUA5/yciO/yrdC domain; SUA5 domain protein~SPTR: B8D397 Putative translation factor~TIGRFAM: Sua5/YciO/YrdC/YwlC family protein~PFAM: yrdC domain; SUA5 domain~TIGRFAM: Sua5/YciO/YrdC/YwlC family protein), with protein sequence MVLTKVHSVDPLNPDEDIIDRCCKAILNGAIIVFPTETVYGLGAYVYNVEAVRKIFIAKSRPMDNPLIVHISKIDQLYEIAIDVPEIVNIIAENFWPGPLTILLRKNRSVPKEVSGGLDTVAVRMPAHPVALKLIDCSGPIAAPSANISGRPSPTSPYHVLVDMFGRADIILDAGETFFGVESTIIDILSDPPKLLRPGAMPIEKIEEVLNKRIEIPVFALGYKESEKALAPGMKYKHYAPKTPLIIAKSRDYTDCRRYAEKVKKIAMDLIARGRNIAVVASTETADIYIDLNIKIFVLGSRKNLFEIAKNLFGVLRELDRSGVDMAIVEGYPEKGIGITIMNRLIKASGYRVVDVDTD encoded by the coding sequence ATGGTTTTAACAAAAGTCCATAGTGTTGATCCTCTGAATCCCGATGAAGATATTATTGATAGATGCTGTAAAGCTATACTCAATGGAGCTATTATTGTATTCCCGACAGAAACTGTCTATGGCTTAGGTGCATATGTATATAATGTAGAAGCTGTAAGGAAGATCTTCATCGCTAAGAGTAGACCTATGGACAATCCTCTAATAGTCCATATCTCAAAGATAGATCAGCTCTATGAAATTGCTATAGATGTTCCAGAGATTGTCAATATAATTGCAGAAAATTTTTGGCCAGGACCACTAACAATACTCCTTAGAAAAAATAGGAGTGTTCCTAAGGAGGTTTCTGGGGGGCTAGATACAGTTGCTGTTAGAATGCCCGCTCATCCTGTAGCTCTTAAGCTAATTGATTGTAGTGGTCCAATAGCTGCTCCCAGTGCTAATATCTCTGGAAGACCTAGTCCTACATCACCATATCATGTTCTTGTAGATATGTTTGGTAGAGCTGATATAATTCTAGATGCAGGTGAGACATTTTTTGGGGTAGAGTCTACAATTATAGATATATTGAGTGATCCACCAAAACTTCTTAGACCTGGAGCCATGCCTATAGAAAAGATTGAGGAAGTATTGAATAAAAGGATTGAGATTCCAGTATTTGCTCTAGGTTATAAAGAGAGTGAGAAGGCATTGGCACCAGGTATGAAATACAAACACTATGCACCTAAAACACCTTTGATAATAGCTAAATCTAGAGATTATACAGATTGTAGGAGATATGCTGAAAAAGTAAAGAAGATAGCTATGGATCTCATAGCTAGGGGTAGAAATATAGCGGTGGTAGCAAGTACTGAGACAGCTGATATATATATAGATCTTAACATCAAGATATTTGTCCTTGGCTCTAGAAAAAATCTTTTTGAAATAGCAAAAAATCTCTTTGGAGTGTTGAGAGAACTTGATAGAAGCGGGGTAGATATGGCTATTGTTGAAGGCTATCCAGAGAAGGGTATTGGTATAACAATAATGAATAGACTTATAAAGGCGTCAGGATATAGAGTAGTAGATGTAGATACAGATTAG
- a CDS encoding hypothetical protein (KEGG: ape:APE_1956 hypothetical protein~SPTR: Q9YAI4 Putative uncharacterized protein) encodes MLQEVMEEESPATVNIKNEISVNSLKDVLLSWIEEELKKKGYTVVRDYVVESSGVKHRFDLLAEQEAIPGLKISIGVIFVNSNQRIIDVDVVERYIAWRETLPIDSIVLVTTKNVSPEARELASRYGIDLIVISEDTISKLVMERKGLAKMLEGYYYIKPRIDADYVIKYVEASHKSIFFKKPKVKISNIALVYIPLVVGNIEMSRAGVVAEEIEIVKGKVVVDGIHGYVVTRHNNALAIYEDIGSLVEDISDKAIEALDIVSNEITINISSLGSKLDISDEDLKQILDTLSSKTLVDVYGDIVEFKGLDPHIFTDIDSIVTEYRCEVVKGTPPAEIPGIVKLGINISIPKFEKLLRSLRCELHNLYVIYYPFYIVFLSEVKNGEEHEKLIIIDAITGEEAGDISKVFLDIDTIEYIRRHSLDIQRLNQMKI; translated from the coding sequence GTGCTACAAGAGGTTATGGAGGAAGAAAGTCCAGCTACAGTTAACATTAAGAATGAAATATCCGTTAACTCTCTCAAAGATGTATTACTCTCATGGATTGAAGAGGAGCTTAAGAAGAAAGGCTATACGGTTGTTAGAGACTATGTTGTTGAGAGTAGTGGTGTTAAACATAGGTTTGATCTCCTAGCAGAGCAGGAAGCTATTCCTGGGCTGAAGATAAGTATAGGTGTTATATTTGTCAATTCTAATCAAAGAATTATCGATGTGGATGTAGTGGAAAGATATATAGCTTGGAGGGAGACTCTACCTATAGACAGTATAGTTCTTGTAACCACAAAGAATGTATCACCTGAGGCAAGAGAGCTCGCCTCTAGATATGGGATAGATCTTATAGTTATTAGTGAGGATACAATCTCTAAACTAGTAATGGAAAGAAAAGGCCTTGCTAAAATGCTTGAGGGATACTACTATATTAAGCCTAGAATAGACGCTGATTACGTCATTAAATATGTTGAAGCAAGTCACAAATCAATATTTTTCAAAAAACCTAAGGTCAAGATCTCAAATATAGCATTGGTATATATCCCATTAGTAGTTGGTAATATAGAGATGAGTAGAGCTGGGGTGGTAGCTGAGGAGATAGAGATAGTCAAGGGAAAGGTTGTTGTAGATGGTATCCATGGCTATGTTGTTACTAGACATAATAATGCCTTAGCAATATACGAGGATATCGGTAGTTTGGTGGAGGACATATCTGATAAAGCTATAGAAGCTCTAGATATAGTATCAAATGAAATTACAATAAATATATCTTCACTAGGTAGCAAACTCGATATTAGTGATGAGGATCTTAAACAAATCTTAGATACCCTAAGTAGTAAGACTCTTGTTGATGTCTATGGAGATATAGTTGAATTCAAAGGTCTTGATCCACATATATTCACCGATATCGATAGTATTGTCACTGAATATAGATGTGAGGTTGTCAAGGGGACACCTCCAGCAGAGATACCAGGTATAGTAAAACTAGGTATCAATATCTCTATACCCAAATTTGAGAAGCTGTTAAGAAGTCTGAGATGTGAGCTCCATAATCTCTATGTGATTTACTATCCATTCTACATAGTATTTCTAAGTGAGGTTAAAAATGGTGAAGAACATGAAAAGCTTATCATCATTGATGCTATTACTGGAGAGGAAGCTGGAGATATTAGCAAGGTATTCCTAGATATAGATACAATAGAATATATAAGAAGACATAGTTTAGACATACAAAGATTGAATCAAATGAAAATTTAG
- a CDS encoding hypothetical protein (KEGG: sto:ST0555 hypothetical protein), whose translation MVSDDDYDEKSWRKLFKIFDNIVNHILHDLESEDSTNIYNIYGTANDVYDRGKDNEDNNIEIDDYGDEVYIIIDLSWLNPKEIRIRNLDRNRIYLEAYSGYKTYRKVIDIPLNVDIKSREFKYRNGLVKIVFAKR comes from the coding sequence ATGGTTTCAGATGACGATTATGATGAAAAATCATGGAGAAAATTATTTAAAATATTTGACAATATTGTGAATCATATTTTACATGATTTAGAAAGTGAGGATAGTACCAATATATATAATATTTATGGTACTGCAAATGATGTATATGATAGAGGAAAAGATAATGAGGATAATAATATCGAGATTGATGACTATGGAGATGAGGTATATATAATAATAGATCTGTCATGGTTAAATCCTAAAGAAATAAGAATTAGAAATCTGGATAGAAATAGAATTTATCTTGAGGCATATAGTGGATATAAAACATATAGGAAAGTTATAGATATACCATTGAATGTGGATATAAAATCTAGGGAGTTTAAATATAGAAATGGATTAGTGAAAATAGTATTTGCTAAGAGGTAA
- a CDS encoding ParB domain protein nuclease (InterPro IPR003115~KEGG: sso:SSO0115 hypothetical protein~PFAM: ParB domain protein nuclease~SPTR: P95946 Putative uncharacterized protein~PFAM: ParB-like nuclease domain) — translation MEITFRYINDLVPHEEIEYSRARDILTSILGMGYIYRPIIIEKTKNIIIDGHHRFYALKMLGFKWIPVVEAEYRNDIKFISSWMYISDKVYLEKSIEKFFNELLYSVKHGSSSIFMKFGDNIYSSMIDQIDFYLAIKEFNNYRNVLSLLNKIPLDIDICISYNICIAMPQLGEQDIYRVVSRGILLPPRTTYHITYLKSLRRDIPLYILKKMK, via the coding sequence ATGGAAATAACATTTAGGTATATAAATGATTTGGTGCCTCATGAAGAAATTGAGTACAGTAGAGCTAGAGATATTCTAACATCTATATTAGGAATGGGATACATATATAGACCAATAATTATTGAGAAGACAAAGAATATTATAATCGATGGTCATCATAGATTCTATGCGTTAAAGATGCTTGGATTTAAATGGATACCTGTAGTAGAGGCAGAGTATAGAAATGATATAAAGTTTATTAGTAGCTGGATGTACATATCTGATAAGGTATATCTAGAGAAAAGCATTGAGAAGTTCTTTAACGAGCTTCTATACTCTGTTAAACATGGCTCTAGCAGCATATTTATGAAGTTTGGTGATAATATATATAGTTCTATGATTGATCAAATAGATTTCTATCTAGCTATAAAGGAGTTTAATAATTATAGAAATGTGTTATCGCTATTAAATAAAATTCCCCTAGACATAGATATCTGTATCTCATACAATATCTGTATTGCAATGCCACAACTAGGTGAACAAGATATATATAGAGTTGTCTCTAGAGGTATACTTCTCCCACCTAGAACCACATACCACATAACATATCTGAAATCACTACGAAGAGACATTCCTCTATATATACTCAAGAAAATGAAGTAA
- a CDS encoding Protein of unknown function DUF998 (InterPro IPR009339~KEGG: tsi:TSIB_0262 hypothetical protein~PFAM: Protein of unknown function DUF998~SPTR: C6A134 Putative uncharacterized protein~PFAM: Protein of unknown function (DUF998)), whose product MKINRLCILVALSSFVIPLLFISIAIAMSDWFNIYDNALSDLGHATRSKVAPIFNIGLSLGAFLLTIFAINYVKDISRILMILLLLCAFLLNLVAVFDEVYGKLHYWVSVAFFISLALLLAGYGYFMKQIVLATIAIAIGVIAWYIHMVYRIPRGAAIPELISIFISIPFLIVFAYRNVCRE is encoded by the coding sequence TTGAAAATAAATAGGCTGTGTATCCTAGTAGCACTATCCTCATTTGTAATCCCACTACTATTTATATCTATAGCTATAGCAATGTCGGATTGGTTTAATATATATGATAATGCTTTAAGTGATCTAGGTCATGCAACAAGGAGTAAGGTGGCTCCAATATTTAATATAGGACTATCATTAGGAGCATTTCTTTTAACAATATTTGCTATAAACTATGTTAAGGATATAAGTAGGATTCTAATGATTCTCTTACTACTTTGTGCATTTTTATTAAATCTTGTTGCAGTATTTGATGAGGTATATGGAAAGCTTCATTACTGGGTATCAGTAGCATTCTTCATATCATTAGCACTTCTATTAGCTGGATATGGGTATTTTATGAAACAGATAGTATTGGCAACAATTGCTATAGCTATTGGTGTTATAGCATGGTATATCCATATGGTTTATAGAATTCCGAGAGGAGCAGCAATACCAGAGCTAATATCAATCTTTATCTCAATACCCTTCCTTATAGTATTTGCATATAGGAATGTCTGTAGAGAATAA
- a CDS encoding sodium/hydrogen exchanger (COGs: COG0475 Kef-type K+ transport systems membrane components~InterPro IPR006153~KEGG: smr:Smar_1430 sodium/hydrogen exchanger~PFAM: sodium/hydrogen exchanger~SPTR: A3DPG0 Sodium/hydrogen exchanger~PFAM: Sodium/hydrogen exchanger family): MFIMGETGFEWLIEIALLLVLAKSLELLMVRLGFLRVVAWLLAGLLVSIVRIYIGYEPSIVVKAFAYLGIILLLFEAGLEGSLRMFIRGFRRVGLIAIGGVIGAIASGFIAIPILHLSIYSGIALGIILSATSVSVTVKAFEELGVLSSLEAQAVIGAAVVDDVIGLALIGLLPTSKGVNILSIAILASLAFMLWFATAIVAEKALRGLFKKILTTPIEAGTEVTALILTLLLAYIATRIGLSTILLAYALGIGIASFRYIARRLGDRLRTLVVLFAPLFFVYAGYQLDIRELLAVELHKIAFAVAIVILLAFTSKILGCYIFARLSGFSHRQSLIVGVGMVPRAEVMTVIATSALDYGLIDQSIYLAILFIIPITTMVTPILIKKLYS, translated from the coding sequence GTGTTTATAATGGGGGAGACAGGTTTTGAATGGCTTATAGAGATTGCACTGCTCTTGGTTTTAGCCAAGAGTTTAGAGTTGTTGATGGTGAGACTAGGTTTTTTACGTGTTGTTGCATGGTTATTAGCAGGTCTTTTGGTTAGCATAGTGAGGATATACATAGGTTATGAACCAAGTATTGTAGTTAAGGCATTTGCATATCTAGGTATAATACTCCTTCTATTTGAAGCTGGACTAGAGGGTTCTCTTAGGATGTTTATTAGGGGGTTTAGAAGAGTGGGTTTAATAGCTATTGGAGGTGTTATAGGTGCTATAGCATCAGGTTTTATTGCTATACCCATCCTACACCTTTCAATCTATAGTGGTATAGCCTTGGGCATAATATTATCAGCTACATCTGTATCTGTAACTGTAAAGGCTTTTGAAGAACTTGGTGTATTATCATCTCTAGAGGCTCAAGCTGTAATTGGTGCAGCTGTTGTTGACGATGTTATTGGCCTTGCTCTTATAGGTCTTCTCCCAACTTCAAAAGGCGTCAATATACTGTCTATAGCTATACTTGCTTCGCTAGCCTTTATGCTATGGTTTGCAACAGCTATTGTGGCAGAGAAAGCGTTGCGAGGGTTATTCAAAAAGATTCTTACTACACCCATAGAGGCGGGTACTGAAGTTACAGCTCTAATCCTAACACTTCTCCTAGCCTATATAGCTACAAGGATAGGCTTAAGCACTATTCTTCTAGCCTATGCCCTAGGTATTGGCATAGCAAGTTTTCGCTATATAGCGAGAAGACTAGGTGATAGATTGCGCACATTAGTAGTATTATTTGCTCCATTGTTCTTTGTATATGCAGGTTATCAACTAGATATACGGGAGTTATTGGCAGTAGAGCTACATAAAATAGCTTTTGCTGTAGCTATTGTAATACTATTGGCATTTACATCCAAGATCCTAGGATGCTATATTTTTGCAAGGCTTAGTGGATTTAGCCACAGACAATCATTAATTGTAGGTGTGGGTATGGTGCCTAGGGCTGAAGTCATGACTGTAATAGCTACATCAGCGCTGGATTACGGCCTTATAGATCAGAGTATCTATTTAGCTATATTGTTCATAATACCTATAACAACAATGGTAACGCCTATACTAATTAAGAAGCTGTATAGCTAA
- a CDS encoding DNA/RNA-binding protein AlbA (KEGG: pto:PTO1200 DNA/RNA-binding protein AlbA~PFAM: Alba), whose translation MVSLLRCNDNVIRVGKKFYMRYVAAILYKRNIEKCSTIMLRALGRNISRAISIATAAMFLDSSLYPSEARIFSIFLSSGGRELRKSGIELVLRVRDFIP comes from the coding sequence ATGGTGTCTCTATTGAGATGTAATGATAATGTTATTAGGGTGGGAAAGAAGTTTTATATGAGATATGTAGCTGCTATTCTATATAAAAGGAATATTGAAAAGTGTAGCACTATTATGCTGAGAGCCCTTGGAAGAAATATTTCTAGAGCTATCTCTATTGCTACAGCTGCAATGTTTCTTGACAGTAGTCTATATCCATCTGAAGCAAGGATATTCTCAATATTTCTATCCAGTGGTGGTAGAGAGTTGAGGAAATCTGGTATAGAGTTGGTTTTAAGGGTTAGAGATTTTATTCCATAA